A genomic stretch from Psilocybe cubensis strain MGC-MH-2018 chromosome 1, whole genome shotgun sequence includes:
- a CDS encoding Protein priA: MQLKYIATVVAALIPLAVSTSVGPKNCKSNEFWWGAKNCCLEKGGPPKPPTPPKDTNCPPTSYYWGEKQGCCVPRNPPPSNPPPPQCPKGWTWYPALSRCSKTPTPPVTPPSQPSNYNYNNGKSQHNGKGPGQFFGGHKRSVKSRASLCPSDLDACPISGLSGDYECLDTSSELESCGGCTSVGQGQDCTKITGAWNVGCERGSCVVLTCAGGFRIGADDILEAIFIDVDDSSPLKLSENVPHYSPLDLFQHLALVALLENRRVELRQFYTFSYVTQVSATPIPLPLPLMAADYTVNLLSVNRSSSSISPRRLQSLPMGLSVFSHDHGATSSKRNLDLDALTQSYDAANLNAEELRDLAASSAGVDEDDYDFQKQYVTGLTSFSDNMSIFQSALAEAASDKGLANYDRQNDVETLLKKVVNANKDVLSSTTTVVYNIPGIGPVLGPIVYDVKCLVDGLLDATEDLTDAIVNALGPSLRALLGQASEAVCKSGAEVAGLCV, encoded by the exons ATGCAACTTAAATATATCGCTACTGTCGTCGCCGCTTTGATCCCCCTTGCTGTCTCTACATCTGTTGGTCCTAAAAACTGCAAGAGCAATGAGTTTTG GTGGGGAGCTAAAAACTGCTGCCTGGAAAAGGGAGGACCCCCAAAGCCTCCTACGCCACCCAAGGATACCAACTGCCCACCCACTAGTTACTACTGGGGCGAAAAGCAAGGCTGTTGTGTTCCTCGTAACCCCCCTCCTTCAAATCCTCCCCCACCCCAGTGCCCTAAGGGTTGGACATGGTACCCTGCACTGAGTCGTTGTTCTAAGACTCCTACCCCTCCCGTGACTCCCCCTAGCCAACCTTCAAATTACAATTACAACAATGGAAAGAGCCAACACAACGGCAAGGGACCGGGACAATTCTTTGGAGGCCACAAACGCTCTGTCAAATCTAGAGCATCTCTTTGCCCATCTGATCTTGACGCATGCCCCATTTCCGGCCTGTCCGGTGATTATGAATGCCTCGATACTTCGAGCGAACTCGAATCCTGCGGTGGATGCACAAGTGTCGGACAGGGACAAGATTGCACCAAGATTACTGGTGCTTGGAATGTTGGCTGCGAACGAGGAAGCTGCGTTG TCTTGACCTGTGCGGGTGGATTCCGAATCGGCGCTGACG ATATTTTGGAGGCTATTTTTATTGACGTTGACGATTCGTCTCCACTTAAACTCTCCGAAAATGTTCCGCACTATTCACCTCTCGATCTTT TTCAACATTTAGCGCTAGTCGCCCTTTTGGAAAACCGCCGAGTTGAACTTCGCCAGTTTTATACGTTCAGTTATGTCACCCAGG TTTCTGCAACGCCTATACCtttgcctcttcctctgatgGCCGCGGATTATACCGTCAATCTGTTATCTGTCAATCGCTCCAGTAGTTCAATTTCGCCCCGCAGACTGCAATCTTTGCCCATGGGTCTCTCTGTCTTCTCTCATGACCACGGGGCAACAAGCAGCAAGCGAAATCTTGATTTAGATGCTCTGACTCAGTCTTACGACGCTGCCAATTTAAACGCCGAAGAACTCA GGGATCTGGCCGCCTCTTCTGCTGGcgtcgacgaagatgacTATGACTTCCAGAAGCAGTATGTCACTGGGCTCACTAGCTTTAGCGATAACATGTCTATCTTCCAAAGTGCTCTGGCCGAAGCCGCTTCGGACAAAGGTCTAGCCAACTATGATCGTCAGAATGATGTCGAAACCCTGCTCAAAAAAGTTGTAAACGCCAACAAAGATGTCCTGAGCTCAACCACGACAGTTGTTTACAACATCCCAGGAATTGGACCTGTTCTTGGTCCTA TTGTTTACGATGTTAAGTGCCTGGTCGATGGTCTTTTGGACGCCACAGAAGATCTCACCGATGCCATAGTCAACGCTCTGGGTCCATCTCTGCGAGCACTACTTGGTCAAGCTTCTGAGGCTGTGTGCAAATCCGGAGCAGAAGTGGCTGGTTTATGTGTCTAG